A single window of Vigna radiata var. radiata cultivar VC1973A chromosome 4, Vradiata_ver6, whole genome shotgun sequence DNA harbors:
- the LOC106759494 gene encoding zinc finger protein CONSTANS-LIKE 2, with amino-acid sequence MLEGEATGTWARACDTCRSAASTVFCRAHNAYLCASCDGRVHHASSSSWHERVWVCEACERAPAAFLCKADAASLCSSCDADIHSANPLASRHHRVPILPIAAGHHSHVEIDVADDDDGADVDDEDETASWLLLNPVKTGTVPNSNNNGFLYSGEVDEYLDLVDNCNSCGDNNHFAATTTTATTADHYAQHHHFDGVSQKSYAGDSVVPVQQHHHFQLGLEFENSKAAFSYNGSISQSISVSSMDIGVVPESPMRDVSISHTRPPKGTIDLFSGPPIQMPSHFSPMDREARVLRYREKKKTRKFEKTIRYASRKAYAETRPRIKGRFAKRTDVEAEVDQMFSTTLMTEVGYGIVPSF; translated from the exons ATGTTGGAGGGAGAAGCTACTGGCACGTGGGCGCGCGCGTGCGACACGTGCCGCTCCGCAGCCTCCACCGTCTTCTGCCGCGCCCACAACGCCTACCTCTGCGCCTCCTGCGATGGCCGCGTGCACCACGCGTCCTCCTCCTCTTGGCACGAGCGTGTGTGGGTCTGCGAGGCCTGCGAACGGGCCCCCGCGGCGTTTCTCTGCAAGGCCGACGCCGCCTCCCTCTGCTCCTCATGCGACGCCGACATCCACTCCGCGAACCCTCTCGCAAGCCGCCACCACCGCGTCCCCATCCTCCCCATCGCTGCCGGCCACCACTCTCACGTCGAAATCGACGTCGCCGACGACGACGATGGTGCTGACGTGGATGATGAAGACGAAACCGCTTCCTGGCTCTTGCTCAACCCTGTCAAAACTGGCACTGTCCCTAACAGCAACAATAATGGGTTCTTGTACAGTGGTGAGGTTGACGAGTATTTGGACCTTGTTGATAACTGTAACTCTTGTGGTGACAACAACCACTTCGCTGCAACTACCACTACTGCTACTACTGCTGATCATTACGCTCAGCACCATCATTTTGATGGTGTTTCTCAGAAGAGTTATGCCGGGGACAGCGTGGTTCCGGTTCAGCAGCACCACCATTTTCAGCTTGGCTTGGAGTTTGAGAATTCTAAAGCTGCCTTCAGTTACAATGGTTCTATTAGTCAAAGT ATTTCAGTTTCATCAATGGATATTGGTGTTGTACCTGAATCACCGATGAGGGATGTCTCAATTTCCCATACAAGACCCCCCAAAGGGACGATTGACCTATTTTCTGGACCTCCCATTCAGATGCCTTCCCACTTTTCTCCAATGGACAGGGAGGCCAGAGTCCTAAGGtacagagagaaaaagaagacaagaaaatttgagaaaacGATCAGGTATGCCTCGAGGAAGGCCTATGCAGAGACCAGACCCCGAATAAAGGGTCGTTTTGCCAAGAGAACAGATGTGGAAGCTGAAGTGGATCAGATGTTCTCCACAACACTAATGACAGAAGTTGGATATGGCATTGTTCCCTCTTTCTGA
- the LOC106758127 gene encoding ribosome biogenesis protein BRX1 homolog 1: MVKKRKRSESSEVVAHPKKEDAAPERPARTLLGWKDKSQVTDEVDDNTVASPIFRNKEKVLVTCSRRISYRYRHLMLNLVSLLPHCKKDNKVESKETKGATLNELVELKSCSSCLFFECRKAKDLYLWMAKCPSGPSVKFLVSAVHTMEELKLTGNHLKGSRPLLTFSANFEKDAHWKLLKEMLLQIFEVPKDHRKAKPFHDHVFVFSIADDHIWFRNYQISTHHNESDKLPRGGLDKMTLIEVGPRFCLNPIKIFGGSFGGPTLYENPFYVSPNQIRALEKKKKSGKFAKKVKAKTRRKMHEMSNPLEPDEFADMWKD, encoded by the exons atggtgaagaagagaaagcgCAGTGAGAGTAGTGAAGTTGTTGCACATCCCAAAAAGGAAGATGCTGCTCCAGAGAGACCGGCGAGGACCCTTTTGGGTTGGAAGGATAAGAGTCAAGTCACTGATGAAGTAGACGACAATACCGTTGCTTCACCAATATTTAGGAACAAAGAGAAGGTTTTGGTCACTTGCTCTAGGCGCATCAGTTACAG GTACCGACATTTGATGTTGAACTTGGTGTCACTTTTGCCGCATTGCAAGAAGGATAACAAGGTTGAATCAAAAGAAACTAAAGGCGCCACCCTTAATGAACTTGTTGAGCTCAAAAGTTGTTCTTCGTGTTTATTTTTTgag TGCAGGAAGGCAAAAGATCTTTATCTCTGGATGGCCAAATGCCCCAGTGGCCCATCTGTAAAATTTTTAGTCAGTGCAG TTCATACAATGGAGGAGTTGAAGCTAACGGGAAATCACCTAAAAGGTTCTCGTCCACTTTTGACGTTTTctgcaaattttgaaaaagatgcACATTGGAAACTGTTAAAGGAAATGTTGTTACAG ATATTTGAAGTACCAAAGGACCATAGAAAGGCTAAGCCCTTTCATgatcatgtttttgttttctcaataGCTGATGACCATATATGGTTCCGGAATTACCag ATTTCTACTCATCATAATGAATCAGACAAATTACCAAGGGGAGGCCTTGAtaaaatgacattgattgaG GTCGGTCCACGGTTCTGCTTGAACccaattaaaatatttggtgGCAGTTTTGGAGGCCCAACATTATATGAGAATCCATTCTATGTATCTCCAAATCAG ATTCGGGCtttggagaaaaagaagaagtctGGAAAGTTTGCTAAAAAGGTCAAAGCAAAGACAAGGAGGAAAATGCATGAGATGTCTAATCCTCTAGAGCCTGATGAGTTTGCAGATATGTGGAaagattga